A portion of the Stella humosa genome contains these proteins:
- a CDS encoding redoxin domain-containing protein translates to MDRRAFLTGAAVATAAGAVPGLLQIRPAFAAAPAIGSAAPEFQLASATGETVSLAQFKGKVVVLEWTNHDCPFVRKHYNGDNMQALQREARDQGVVWLTIVSSPAGEQGHVTPAEAVSLSQSRKAVPAHVLLDPKGTAGRAYAAQVTPHMYVIDPQGQLRYMGAIDDKPSANPESLKTAANYVRPAMAAVLAGKTVDTPVTRAYGCTIKLAPQTT, encoded by the coding sequence ATGGACCGTAGGGCTTTTCTCACCGGTGCCGCCGTCGCCACGGCAGCCGGCGCCGTGCCCGGGCTGCTGCAGATCCGCCCGGCATTCGCCGCCGCCCCCGCCATCGGCAGCGCCGCGCCCGAATTCCAGCTCGCCAGTGCAACCGGCGAGACCGTCAGCCTAGCCCAGTTCAAGGGCAAGGTCGTCGTCCTCGAATGGACGAACCACGACTGTCCGTTCGTGCGCAAGCACTACAACGGCGACAACATGCAGGCCCTCCAGCGTGAGGCCCGCGACCAGGGCGTGGTCTGGCTTACCATCGTGTCCTCGCCGGCCGGCGAGCAGGGGCATGTAACGCCGGCCGAGGCCGTCTCGCTGTCGCAGAGCCGCAAGGCCGTGCCGGCCCATGTGCTGCTTGACCCCAAGGGCACGGCCGGCCGGGCCTATGCCGCCCAGGTCACGCCGCATATGTACGTGATCGACCCGCAGGGTCAGCTTCGCTACATGGGCGCCATCGACGACAAGCCGAGCGCCAACCCCGAGAGCCTGAAGACCGCGGCCAACTATGTCCGCCCGGCCATGGCGGCCGTGCTGGCCGGCAAGACCGTCGATACGCCGGTCACCCGCGCCTATGGCTGCACCATCAAGCTGGCGCCGCAGACCACCTGA
- a CDS encoding efflux RND transporter permease subunit, with product MNISAICIRRPVMTTIITLALVLGGLFGYRTLPISALPQVDFPTISVTAQLPGANPDTMAAVVATQLEREFSTIAGISSITSSSGLGQTQITIQFDLDRNIDSAALDIQSAISRAQRRLPPEMTTPPSFRKVNPADQPVLLLTLSSPVLPLSAVTDYVDTIISPRVSTLTGVAQVQIYGPQRFAVRVQVDPDQLAARGIGIDEVQRALASANANTPIGSLSGPTQAVTLQATGQMQRASEFRPLIVAYKDGAPVRLGDIANPVDSVENDRTASWINGTRSIVLAIQKQPGANTIDVVDGVKALLPQFRAILPPAVNLEVFIDRSQPIREAIHDVEFTLGLTIALVILVIFLFLRRAAATFIPSVTVPISLIATFGGMYFFGFSIDNISLLALTLATGLVVDDAIVVLENIVRHIEEGMSPWAAAFKGSREVGFTIISITLSLVAVFIPIFFMGGVVGRVFFEFAVVVSIAILISAFISLTLTPMLCSRLLKPEPPKDQQGAFHRIAEGAFEALVHGYARVLRVVLRFRPIMLVVTLGTVALTIHLFMTSPMGFFPLEDTGQLAVTTEAGQDTSFAAMAEIQQRVSKIFEADPGVSQVNASAGATVWNPAVNQGRLFIGLKPRAERAGADEIIRRVRPKLAEIAGVNVYIQKTQNLNIGGRSAKSLYQYTVQSPSTEELYRWASILENRMRGLPALRDVTTDLQIRGPEALININRDRAASLGVSSEQIRNTLYSAFGTRQVSTIFTSSNSYQVILEVEPRFQQSVEALSKLRVRSASGQLVALDAFAEIKRQAGPVTVNHQAQLPSVTISFNTAPGTSLGDAVSAVLALERELVLPASVTTGFSGAAQVFQAALAGQGILLGAAVLVIYMILAILYESFIHPITILSGLPAAAIGALLGLRYMGLEVSVIAIIGIVLLIGIVKKNAIMMIDFALQAQREQGMDARTAIEEACLKRFRPIMMTTMAAIAGALPIAVAHGASAELRQPLGVAVVGGLLFSQLLTLFITPVIFLYLEDVRRLGARLFNSNADAVAAERAAAMGDD from the coding sequence ATGAACATCTCGGCGATCTGCATCCGGCGACCGGTGATGACGACCATCATCACCCTGGCGCTCGTGCTGGGCGGACTGTTCGGCTATCGCACGTTGCCGATCTCGGCCCTGCCGCAGGTGGACTTCCCGACCATCAGCGTCACCGCCCAGTTGCCCGGCGCCAACCCGGACACCATGGCGGCCGTGGTGGCCACCCAGCTCGAGCGGGAGTTCTCGACCATCGCCGGCATCAGCTCGATCACCTCGTCGAGCGGCCTGGGTCAGACGCAGATCACCATCCAGTTCGACCTCGACCGCAACATCGATTCGGCGGCACTCGACATCCAGTCGGCCATTTCGCGCGCCCAGCGCCGTCTGCCGCCGGAGATGACGACACCGCCATCGTTCCGCAAGGTCAACCCGGCCGACCAGCCGGTGCTGCTGCTGACGCTGAGTTCGCCGGTGCTGCCGCTGTCGGCGGTGACCGACTATGTCGACACCATCATCTCGCCGCGCGTATCCACCCTGACCGGCGTCGCCCAGGTGCAGATATACGGGCCGCAACGGTTCGCCGTGCGGGTCCAGGTCGATCCGGACCAGCTCGCGGCCCGCGGCATCGGCATCGACGAGGTGCAGCGCGCCCTCGCCAGCGCCAATGCCAATACGCCGATCGGCAGCCTTAGCGGCCCCACCCAGGCGGTCACGCTTCAGGCGACCGGGCAGATGCAGCGCGCATCGGAATTCCGGCCTCTGATCGTCGCCTACAAGGACGGCGCGCCGGTCCGCCTGGGCGACATCGCCAATCCGGTCGACAGCGTCGAGAACGATCGCACTGCAAGCTGGATCAACGGCACGCGCTCGATCGTGCTGGCGATCCAGAAACAGCCCGGCGCCAATACCATCGACGTGGTCGATGGGGTGAAGGCGCTGCTGCCGCAGTTCCGCGCCATCCTGCCGCCGGCCGTCAACCTCGAGGTCTTCATCGACCGCTCGCAGCCGATCCGCGAGGCGATCCACGACGTCGAGTTCACGCTGGGCCTCACCATCGCGCTGGTGATCCTCGTCATCTTCCTCTTCCTGCGTCGGGCAGCGGCCACCTTCATCCCTTCGGTGACGGTGCCGATCTCGCTGATCGCCACCTTCGGCGGCATGTATTTCTTCGGCTTCAGCATCGACAACATCTCGCTGCTGGCGCTCACGCTGGCGACGGGCCTGGTGGTCGACGACGCCATCGTCGTGCTCGAGAACATCGTCCGCCACATCGAGGAGGGCATGAGCCCGTGGGCCGCGGCCTTCAAGGGCAGCCGCGAGGTGGGCTTCACCATCATCTCGATCACGCTGTCGCTGGTCGCGGTGTTCATCCCGATCTTCTTCATGGGCGGCGTGGTCGGCCGGGTGTTCTTCGAGTTCGCGGTCGTCGTCAGCATCGCCATCCTGATCTCGGCCTTCATCTCGCTCACCCTGACGCCGATGCTGTGCAGCCGGCTGCTGAAGCCCGAGCCGCCCAAGGACCAGCAGGGTGCCTTCCACCGCATCGCGGAGGGTGCGTTCGAGGCGTTGGTACACGGCTATGCGCGGGTGTTGCGCGTCGTCCTGCGCTTCCGCCCGATCATGCTGGTGGTGACGCTGGGCACGGTGGCCCTCACGATTCACCTGTTCATGACCTCGCCGATGGGCTTCTTCCCGCTGGAGGACACGGGCCAGCTTGCCGTGACGACCGAGGCCGGGCAGGACACGTCGTTCGCCGCGATGGCCGAAATCCAGCAGCGCGTGTCGAAGATCTTCGAGGCCGATCCCGGCGTGTCGCAGGTCAACGCCTCGGCGGGTGCCACCGTGTGGAATCCGGCCGTCAACCAGGGCCGGCTCTTCATCGGCCTGAAGCCGCGGGCGGAGCGGGCCGGCGCCGACGAGATCATCCGCCGGGTCCGCCCGAAGCTGGCCGAGATCGCGGGCGTCAATGTCTACATCCAGAAGACGCAGAACCTGAATATCGGCGGCCGTTCGGCCAAGAGCCTCTACCAGTACACGGTGCAGAGCCCCTCGACCGAGGAGCTCTATCGCTGGGCCAGCATCCTCGAAAACCGCATGCGCGGCCTGCCGGCCCTGCGCGACGTCACCACGGACCTGCAGATCCGCGGGCCGGAGGCGCTGATCAACATCAACCGCGACCGCGCCGCCAGCCTGGGCGTGTCGTCGGAGCAGATCCGCAACACCCTCTACAGCGCTTTCGGCACCCGCCAGGTGTCGACCATCTTCACCTCGTCCAACTCCTACCAGGTGATCCTGGAGGTCGAGCCGCGCTTCCAGCAGAGCGTCGAGGCGCTGTCCAAGCTGCGCGTGCGCAGTGCGTCCGGCCAGCTCGTGGCCCTGGATGCCTTCGCAGAGATCAAGCGGCAGGCGGGCCCCGTCACGGTGAACCACCAGGCCCAGCTTCCCTCGGTCACCATTTCGTTCAACACGGCGCCCGGCACGTCGCTGGGCGACGCGGTCAGCGCCGTGCTAGCGCTCGAGCGCGAGCTGGTGCTGCCGGCCAGCGTGACTACGGGCTTCTCCGGTGCGGCCCAGGTCTTCCAGGCTGCATTGGCCGGGCAGGGCATCCTGCTGGGGGCGGCGGTCCTGGTCATCTACATGATCCTGGCCATCCTCTATGAGAGCTTCATCCACCCGATCACCATCCTGTCCGGCCTGCCGGCCGCGGCGATCGGGGCGTTGCTCGGCCTGCGCTACATGGGGCTGGAGGTCAGCGTGATCGCCATCATCGGCATCGTGCTGCTCATCGGCATCGTGAAGAAGAATGCGATCATGATGATCGACTTCGCGCTCCAGGCGCAGCGCGAGCAGGGGATGGACGCGCGCACGGCCATCGAGGAAGCCTGCCTGAAGCGCTTCCGCCCGATCATGATGACGACGATGGCAGCCATCGCCGGCGCCCTGCCGATCGCGGTCGCCCATGGCGCCAGCGCCGAATTGCGCCAGCCGCTGGGCGTGGCGGTGGTCGGCGGCCTGCTCTTCTCGCAGTTGCTGACGCTGTTCATCACGCCGGTCATCTTCCTCTACCTGGAAGACGTGCGGCGGCTGGGTGCGCGGCTGTTCAATTCCAATGCCGACGCGGTGGCGGCCGAGCGCGCGGCCGCCATGGGCGACGACTGA
- a CDS encoding efflux RND transporter periplasmic adaptor subunit yields the protein MKRFFLLAFLVAAAVAGYQWRAEISQMAGLQPPAKPSAPAQPAQARTEPVVMAPVEARDMPVQVATIGRVQAIATVGVKPRVDGEIAEVAFREGQDVKAGEVLFVLDRRSAEATLRAVEANLARDRAQAQQARAEVRRASELTQRDFVSRQRYDQLETTAAVQEAVVRATEAAVENARLTLSYMTIRAPIDGRTGAVALKKGNVVRAADTGTLVTITQIRPIYVSFTATQKDLAEIRRADDQAEIRVEATIPEDTGPAMSGIVTFVDNNIDAATGTIALKATMPNADSRLWPGQFVNVVATLRTEKNAITVPAAALQVGQNGDYLYVVKPDMTASVRTVKVSRVVGERAVIREGLQAGERVVVEGQLRLTEGTRVRDQRAAPATRTPTS from the coding sequence GTGAAACGCTTCTTCCTGTTGGCCTTCCTGGTCGCGGCGGCGGTCGCCGGATATCAGTGGCGGGCCGAGATATCGCAGATGGCCGGGCTTCAGCCGCCGGCCAAGCCGTCCGCTCCCGCGCAACCGGCGCAGGCGCGGACCGAGCCCGTGGTGATGGCGCCGGTCGAGGCACGCGACATGCCGGTGCAGGTCGCGACCATCGGCCGCGTCCAGGCCATCGCCACCGTCGGGGTGAAGCCGCGCGTCGACGGCGAGATCGCCGAGGTGGCCTTCCGCGAAGGCCAGGACGTGAAGGCAGGCGAGGTGCTGTTCGTCCTGGACCGGCGCAGCGCTGAGGCGACCCTGCGTGCGGTGGAAGCGAACCTCGCCCGCGACCGTGCCCAGGCCCAGCAGGCCCGCGCCGAGGTGCGCCGCGCATCCGAGCTTACCCAGCGGGACTTCGTGTCGCGCCAGCGCTACGACCAGCTCGAGACGACGGCGGCCGTGCAGGAAGCGGTCGTGCGCGCGACGGAGGCCGCCGTGGAGAATGCGCGCCTGACGCTCAGCTACATGACCATCCGGGCGCCGATCGACGGCCGCACCGGGGCAGTTGCCCTGAAGAAGGGCAACGTGGTGCGCGCGGCCGACACCGGCACGCTTGTCACCATCACCCAGATCCGGCCGATCTACGTCTCGTTCACCGCCACCCAGAAGGACCTGGCGGAGATCCGCCGGGCCGACGACCAGGCTGAGATCCGCGTCGAGGCGACCATTCCGGAGGATACGGGCCCGGCCATGTCCGGCATCGTCACCTTCGTCGACAACAATATCGACGCCGCGACCGGCACGATCGCGCTGAAGGCGACGATGCCCAACGCCGACAGCCGGCTGTGGCCGGGCCAGTTCGTGAACGTCGTGGCGACCCTGCGGACCGAGAAGAACGCGATTACCGTGCCGGCGGCCGCCCTCCAGGTGGGGCAGAACGGCGACTATCTCTATGTCGTGAAGCCCGACATGACGGCTTCCGTGCGGACGGTGAAGGTCTCCCGCGTGGTCGGCGAGCGCGCCGTCATCCGCGAGGGCCTCCAGGCCGGCGAACGCGTCGTCGTCGAAGGACAGCTCCGGCTGACCGAGGGCACCCGGGTGCGCGACCAGCGCGCCGCCCCGGCCACGCGTACCCCCACCTCCTGA
- a CDS encoding SDR family NAD(P)-dependent oxidoreductase, giving the protein MRVKDKVVFITGGSTGLGLATAKLYHREGAKVAILGRRADVLAAAAADIGDGVLDVPGDATDPAQVKAAVDKIVARFGRIDIVVHSAGANPERKNIEGVTLEGFRTTYELNTTSAFVVVQESLKAMGQGGAIVLIGSVAGMKGSPNRLAYATAKAGMIGMTRQLALTLGPKGIRVNLVAPGLIRTPLTANLIDSMSNAEMDRMLSDHPLGCLGDPDDVAYACLYLGSDESKWVSGISLPVAGGRVTH; this is encoded by the coding sequence ATGCGGGTCAAGGACAAGGTCGTATTCATCACCGGCGGCAGCACGGGCCTCGGCCTGGCGACCGCCAAGCTCTATCACCGCGAGGGCGCCAAGGTCGCCATTCTCGGGCGCCGGGCCGACGTGCTGGCAGCCGCTGCTGCCGACATCGGCGATGGGGTCCTGGACGTACCCGGCGACGCCACCGACCCGGCCCAGGTGAAGGCCGCCGTCGACAAGATCGTGGCCCGGTTCGGCCGCATCGACATCGTCGTGCACTCTGCCGGCGCCAATCCCGAGCGAAAGAACATCGAGGGCGTGACGCTGGAAGGCTTCCGCACGACCTACGAGCTGAACACGACCAGCGCCTTCGTCGTCGTCCAGGAGTCGCTGAAGGCCATGGGGCAGGGCGGGGCGATCGTCCTCATCGGCTCGGTCGCCGGCATGAAGGGGTCGCCGAACCGGCTGGCCTATGCCACAGCCAAGGCCGGCATGATCGGCATGACCCGGCAGTTGGCGCTGACGCTGGGGCCCAAGGGCATCCGGGTGAACCTGGTGGCGCCCGGCCTCATCCGCACGCCGCTGACGGCGAACCTCATCGACAGCATGTCGAACGCCGAGATGGACCGCATGCTGTCGGATCACCCGCTGGGCTGCCTGGGCGACCCCGACGACGTTGCCTACGCCTGCCTCTATCTCGGCAGCGACGAGTCGAAATGGGTCAGCGGCATTTCCCTGCCGGTTGCGGGCGGTCGCGTCACCCACTGA
- a CDS encoding aldo/keto reductase has product MEFRRLGDSGLQVSRICLGTMMFSQPTDAAEADRIVGMARDAGINFVDTADFYGHGGSERMLGAAIARDRDRWVVATKVGLPMGAGPHRSGLGRKWMLRAIDDSLSRLGTDHVDIWYLHTDDRTTPLEETLSAAGDAIRAGKVRYLGLSNFDGWRMVEAVRLCQRMGLPQPIVSQPLYNLATRGNEAEHLPACRALGLGVVPYSPLARGVLTGKYRAGATPPAESRAGRGNKRLLETEFRPESFALAEAVRAHAAARGLTAEAFAVAWVLANRLVTSVLAGPRTVEQWQGYLAAAAVMLDADDEAFVDGLVAPGHASTPGYTDPSFPVRGRIVAASPSRAAS; this is encoded by the coding sequence ATGGAATTTCGACGGCTCGGCGACAGCGGCCTGCAGGTCTCGCGGATCTGCCTCGGCACGATGATGTTCTCGCAGCCGACGGATGCCGCCGAGGCCGATCGCATTGTCGGGATGGCGCGCGACGCCGGCATCAATTTCGTCGATACGGCCGACTTCTATGGCCATGGCGGGTCGGAGCGGATGCTGGGCGCGGCGATCGCGCGCGACCGCGACCGCTGGGTGGTGGCGACCAAGGTGGGGCTGCCGATGGGTGCAGGGCCGCACCGGTCCGGCCTTGGCCGGAAATGGATGCTGCGCGCGATCGACGACAGCCTGTCGCGCCTGGGCACCGACCATGTCGACATCTGGTATCTCCACACCGACGATCGGACGACGCCGCTGGAAGAAACGCTGTCGGCGGCGGGCGATGCGATCCGCGCCGGCAAGGTCCGCTATCTCGGCCTGTCCAACTTCGACGGCTGGCGCATGGTGGAGGCGGTGCGACTGTGCCAGCGCATGGGGCTGCCGCAGCCCATCGTCAGCCAGCCGCTCTACAACCTGGCGACCCGCGGCAACGAGGCCGAGCACCTGCCGGCCTGCCGCGCGCTGGGCCTGGGCGTCGTGCCCTACAGCCCATTGGCGCGCGGCGTCCTGACGGGCAAGTACCGGGCGGGCGCGACGCCGCCGGCCGAAAGCCGGGCCGGGCGTGGCAACAAGCGGCTGCTGGAGACGGAGTTCCGGCCGGAATCCTTCGCGCTCGCCGAGGCGGTGCGCGCCCATGCCGCCGCCCGCGGCCTGACCGCCGAGGCCTTCGCGGTCGCCTGGGTGCTGGCCAACCGGCTGGTGACGTCGGTGCTGGCCGGGCCGCGCACGGTCGAACAGTGGCAGGGGTATCTGGCTGCGGCCGCGGTCATGCTCGATGCGGACGACGAGGCGTTCGTGGACGGGCTGGTCGCGCCCGGCCATGCATCCACCCCCGGCTACACCGACCCGTCCTTCCCCGTGCGCGGCCGCATCGTCGCTGCCAGCCCGTCGCGGGCGGCCAGCTAG